CTTGAGGAAATACAACAACCAATTGCACATATTGCAGCTTCATCTACATCAGGACGCAAAACTTcccaaaacaacaaccacaatcaaaatcAACGACCTTTTCATCATCAACAAAATCAGTCACAACATCGTTTCCAGCCTCCTCTGCAAAGCAACAACACTGCTGAGAAGTGTCAAATCTGCAAGAAGAAAGGTCACCTTGGTGACAAATGCTGGTTCCGTTACAAACCAAGCAACAATCAACCAAAACCACAAGCAGCGTATATTTCTTTTCCTGAAGCATCATATGGCAACCAATGGGTAACTGATTCTGGTGCTACCAATCATTTAACTGCAGATATGAACAACTTAACAATCCCTCATGAATATACAGGCACAGAACAAGTGTATGTGGGTAATGGTAATTCACTAAACATCACACATACTGGTAATGCTTCTTTCACACTAAACTCAAGATTATTCTGTTTGAATAACATTTTTCATGTACCAAGTATAAAGACAAACTTGTTATCAGTTTCTCAATTCTGCAAAGATAATGGTGTTTTCTTTGAGTTTCACACATCTCATTTCTTTGTAAAGGACAAGACAACGGGAAAGTTGTTGCTGCAAGGACTGAATAGGAATGGACTGTACATTCTTGAAGGCCTTACACAAATCAGCAAGAATGAGTCTTCTCAAGCTAATGTTGCATCTTCCATGCCAACATGGCATCAACGTCTGGGTCATCCGATGCTACGTACCGTGTCTAGCATTTGCAATAGGTTTTCACTTCCAGTTTCGAATAAAATGTTTAATTTCTGCAACTCTTGTCATGTTAGTAAGAGCTGAAAACTCCCCTTTTCTCTCAGCGCTACATCTTATGATAAACCACTGTCTTTAGTTGTTTCTGATATATGGGTCTCCCCTAAACTATCCAGGTCTGGTTTTTGATATTACATGCTCATAATGGATGTTTATTCTCATTTCACTTGGGTGTTTCCTTTAGTACAACGTTCTGATGCTCTGTCCATTTTTATAAATTTtcgaaaacaaattgaaaatcttacagatcataggaTTAAGACTTTTCAGTCTGACAACGCCTTAGAGTATAAGAAGTTCACAAAGTATTTGAATGAATCTGGTATTCAACACCGATTCTCTTGTCCTCATACTTCACCACAAAATGGAATAGCAGAGAGACGTATTCGACATGTCACTGAATCTGGCCTAGCACTTTTATTTCAAGCACATATGCCCTCATCATTTTGGGCTGATGCGTTTGTCACTGCCTGTTACTTAATTAATCGTCTGCCTAAATCATCCAGTGAAGTCAAAACTCCTCTAGAACTTCATTTTCATAAAGAATCAGATTACAAGTTTTTAAAGGTTTTTGGTTGTCTTGCTTATCCTTGCCTCAGATCTTATAACTCTAACAAGCTAGAACCTAGATCACTCCCATGTGTCTTTATAGGATACAGCAGTTCTCATAAGGGTTATATATGCTTACATAGAGAGACTGGTGGGATTTATATCACACGCCATGTAAGGTTTGAAGAACAGTCGTTTCCATTCAGTCCAAAGCACCAGTGTGTACCATTGTACAGTCCAGGTAATGTGCCTTCAGATACTTCATTTCTACACTCTCATCCTTTTAGGCGTAGAAATTATATCCCTACGCCACAGAATGTTGTATCTTCGTCTACAGAACCACTACCAAGCATAGGCAATGATATGGAAAGATTGGAACCATTCCATGCCTCTCCTGCAACATCTACATCACAACTGAATACTCAAACTATCTCTGCAGCTGATTCTGTCACAAGTATGCCACTTCAAGACAGCTCTGAAGtgaatacttcacatgttgtatCCTCTACTCATCCTATGCAAACAAGGGCGAAATATGGAATTAACAAGCCTGTTCAGAAAATGTGTTTGTCTGCAACTAAACATCCCCTCAATGATTCAGACTTCATGGAACCCTCATGTTACTCAGAAGCATGCAAACTTCCAGAATGGCGTGCGGCTATGGATAATCAAATAAATGCTCTCATCAGAAATGGCACATATTCGATAATGCCTTTTCAACCAGGCATGAATGTTGTTGGCTCCAAGTGGGTTTATCGAGTCAAACAAAACTCTGACGGAACCATTGATAAACGTAAGGCTAGATTGGTGGCGAAAGGTTTTAATCAACAAGAAGGAGTTGGTTATGGAGAGACCTTTAGTCCATTTATAAAACCATGTACTATACGTCTGGTTCTGGCTATTGCTTTCATGAACAACTGGCCATTGAAGCAACTAGATGTTGAAAACGCTTTCCTCCATGGAACTCTAGAAGAGGAAGTCTATATGAAGAAACCGGCAGGGTATGTAGATGCTAATAATCCAACTCATGTGTTTAAACTGCATAAGTCATTATATGGGCTAAAGCAGGCTCCGTGTGCATGGTTTTCACGGCTCAGTAACTATCTCATCACACTTGGCTTCAAAGGTTCAGTAGCAGACACATCCTTGTTTGTCTACAAAACCAAATAATCAATTACTTATGTGTTGATTTATGTGGATGACATAATTGTCACAGGGTCAGACTCTTCACAGGTAGCTAAACTCATTCAAGATATGGGTAGAGAGTTTGCGATAAAAGACATGGGGGACCTTCATTTCTTTCTGGGTATAGAAGTTATAAGGCAAACTGTTGGTCTAATTCTCACTCAGCGCAAGTATATAGCAGATCTTCTCAAACGCACTAGACTAGACGGTGTAAAACCAGTGTCGAGTCCAATGTCTTCTAGCTTGAAGTTAAGGCAGACATGCAGTGAAAGATTTGCAGACTGTACCTTATATCGTAGCGTCGTTGGTGCTCTACAATACCTCCATCTCACGAGGCCATACATATCTGTAGTTGTTAATAAGGTGTGCCAGTATATGCACAATCCTTATGTTGAACATTGGGAACAAGTGAAACGTATTCTTCGATATCTAAAGAACACAGTTGATTATGGCCTTCATATACATCCTTCACGTGACTTTTCTTTGCATGGTtactcagatgctgattgggttGGTTGCCTAGATGATCGTAGATCCACTACTGGTTATGGTATATACTTCGGTGGTAATCTGATATCGTGGAGTGCTAGAAAGTAGAAGACTGTCAGCAAATCTAGCACTGAGGCAGAATATCGAGGTATTGCCATTGCAACCTCTGAgattatttagattgagtctctGCTTCGTGACCTTGGGATTACTATCTCTGACCAAGTGTTGTGGTGTGATAACTTGGGCGCAACATATCTTACAGCTAATCCAATTTTTCATGCTCGCACGAAGCATATCGAGATAGATTACCATTTTGTAAGGGAAAGGGTGGCTAGCAATCACTTGAAGGTGCAGTTCATCAGTTCACGGGATCAAATAGCTGAAATTTTTACCAAGGGTCTACCAACGCCAAGATTTCAGATATTACGTAGCAAGTTGCACATTCGTAAACTCAGCACAACTTGAGGGGGAATGTTAACCATACAAGTCTCATCGGCTCACAAATCTCAACTGACCAGGTTGAATATCGTAAGTCTAGGAAAGACTGGGTAGTGTCAGATAAGTCTTAGAGTCTTTCAGTTAGCTTAAGAGTAGCGTTCTttacttttgaataggtaaaacTGTTGTAACATCATCTTTCAAATCAGATATAAATAATACATCGACTCCACAGTTCTGGTGTGGAAGTCATTCACCAAAACTCATATCCTAACTAGTAGATTCTTGATAATCACGGTACTTCATTTTCCTTAATACATACAACCATTCCACAACGCACAAGCATCTGTCCAAGGCAACAAGGGCTACTACCACGGCGTCCTCAGCTTTAATCGATGGTGGCAAATTGACAAACTCGCGAAATTCTTCATCAGCTACATTGAAGGCCACTATTGTCCTATAGTCGTTGCACAACCAAAAAGTTTCTCCGTTTGCAAAGATACCCTTTTGAGTGCGAAATTCATAGCTGATAACTTCATCTTTGTCTACCCACCCATCACTTGTACCATCAAGAGTAGATACTTGAACCCGACCCTTTTCGAAAAttctaacaaccttgtactcatcaGTTGAATGATTGTAACCAAATCCGCTACGAACAAAGAGCTGAGATTCCGCATTCAATTCTGGGAGACAGTAGTATTCTTTGGTTATTGAGTTACAAACAAAGGTAGGATCACCATTACAATTTACTGCACAACAAATCAAGTCGTTGCAAGAACCAATAACAGTTCTGAAAAAACTACCATTATCAGACGGATGACTGATCTTCTTCATGTCCACGAATTGGTTACCAGCTGCATACTCGTGGTAGCAAAGTGAAAGGTTGCCGAAGAAATTCACAGTTAATAAAACGAAACCGCAGTCATGATCATGAAGTCGATAGAGGAGATTTTGTCGTGCAAAGGAAGGACCGCTGAGTATATTCCGCCATGCCTTGCAAACCAGTTTGCAGTCTAAGACTGATTGAATAGGTAATCGGTAAAATATGTTTAATGCAATATCACGTGGTAATAGCTTCTCCATtgttgacaactcaccaaagttAAAATCTAGCTAGGGGTTTTTAAACCTTAGCCATATGAGCGAGTATGGATTGAGGATAAAAGAGAGTCAGATCTAGACTTTTCCATGATTCTCGTTCGTGTCAGCATTTCGAAATTTTAAAACTCTTAACTAAGTAATCGATAAAATATATTCAGATGGATATATATTCTCGTGCTTATAAAGCAAAGGGCAACACCAACCCTCCTTACTATGAAACTCTTGCATTTGATGGATAAAGTACATGGTTCAGTTATAAAATCAACAGCCTATGGTGTTGACCAGGCCTAGTGCTATCTAGGTAAAAGATTGACATCTTTACCATCGGCTAAGAGTGCTAGATGGGTGATAATAATTTCACTAACTACGTTGGTGGTAAAGGGTCACGGTAGTCAGGACCGTTCCTGATATTTTTTTGCCCCGAAATaaataatatttcttcttccCCGTACACACGAACTTAATCATATTCacatcatattttttttatataagcaaggaccttcaaaaaggctaatgatccccCTCAACAAAAGGCATGAGCCAAATTGGAGGAACATACCAGTATATAGTAGAATTTTTTTGTTTTCGCCCAAAGGGCAAGTTCATGAACCACATAATTACAAGTTCTTGGTTGGAAAATAAACTGACAGGCTACAAgactagaagaaaaaaactgaatatCCTTAAAAATAACATTCGTTCTAGAGTTTCCATCAACCAAACCAGCTTAAAATTGGTTTATCAGACTCTGAGCATCACTCTCTATAATTAGATGGGTAAGATTTTGCTCCACAACTTTCTTTAGGGCTGCCCAAATAGCTCTGGCTTCAGCTTCCTTGGCAGATTCCACTTATAGAAGGAGGCAGTGTTGGAGAAGTCCCTCATGACAAATCTTGCACCATTTTTTCTAGAGATTACATCATAAACACCGTCAGTATTACATTTAATCCATCCAATTGGTGGGGGCATCCATCTGTCACTTATACTAACAGGACCCAAAGGGGAATCAAGGGGACTAGTTTTCCTGGTTAACAGCATAGCTCTGGCTCTCAATAGGATTGAAATAtaggtttctttgttattttgaaaGATAATGTTATTCCTACTTTGCCACAGAGACCAAAGAATAGCAACAAACAAACATTGATCCTCATCAGGAAGCTTAGATAAAGGATTAACTAGCCAAAATGACATCCAGTCAATGAAAGTTTTACTACTAAAGTCCTGAATGttaatacagaaagaagaaagaaaccaaacacGACTAGCAAAGGGACACAAGAAAAGAGCATGCATAATAGACTCAGAAGGATCATTACATCTAGCACAATCAACAGAGTTCATAGGCATTCTAAAATGAAGGACAGTTCTAGCAGCTTTCCAAGTAAAAACTTGAATTCTATAGGACACATTAATTTTCCAAATATGCTTCCAAAGAGCACTACAAGGGTAACGCCGTAAGCCCTCTAAGTCCCAAGTAGGCATATttagaggtaaatctactattctttgaaagatcccagGCCCTCCTATTAGGAGTGCAaaactggcttaagggaatagtgacAATCTTCttagcagaagcatcatcaaaATGGGTGTTTAATCTATCAATATCCCAAGATCTAGTAACATGATTAATAAAGTAAGAAACCTTTATAGTTGGATCAGGAGGGACTAAGGGATTAGGAACATCAGTGCTAGAGAAGGAATCCACTTATCacaccaaggatcaataaatttacCATCTCCAACAATACAAGAAATAAAAGGTTTTATGAGTTCTTCTATAGCATGCAAACACTTCCAGGTCCAAGAGAAATTAGCAGGGAACTTGGCATTTAAAAAGTCAGTTCTAGGAAAGTATCAAGCTTTAAGAGTGGAAGCTTACAGGCAGTCAGGATTTTCAATGATCCTCCAGGCATTCCTAGCAAGCATGGCAAGATTATTGAGTTCAGCTTTCCTGAATCCAAGGCCTCCTTCAGATTTAGGATTACCCAAATATTTCTCTTTAAGGTCCCTATTTCTAATATCAAGGATATTAGAGAGTTGTTGTTTAAGATGTTCAGGAATTTTCTTACTAAACAGAATACCAGACTTATCAAAATTGATTTCTTGGCCAGAGGCCAAGCAGTACTTTTGAAGGTACTCTTTGATAATCTGGAAATCTTCAATAGTAGATTTATAAAAAAGTAAGGAATCATCAGCAAATAGAAGGTGTGTCATGGCAGGAGCATTTTTACACACCTTAATACCTTCAACCAAACCTTTTGTAGTAAGGACATCAATATAAGAGGAAAGAGCCTCAGAGCAAATAATGTAAAGGTAGGGATACAGAGGGTCTCATTTCCTAAGCCCTCTTTCTGGCTTGATCAAGCCAGtaggactaccattaagaagaacagAGTAAGAGATAGTGAAGATACACTGATGTATGAGTTTGACCCAATGGTTAGAGAGGCCCATTTTTGTCAGAACTTTCTCCAGGAAAGACCTTATCATAGGCCTTAGACATGTCAAGTTTAATGACAGCAATGCCAATGTATTTCTTTTGGTGATTGACAGCATAGGTGGCCTCATTAGCTAGAAGAATGTTATCAGAAATGCTTCTTTTAGGAACAAAGTTAATCTGGTTTTGGGAAATAATGTTATTCATAAAAGGTTTTAATCTGTTAGCTAGAGTTTTAGAAAGGATCTTGTAAATGAAATTACAAAGACCTATGGGTCTATATTTAGAGACCAACTCAGCTAGAGGGACTTTAGGGATGAGAGCTATATTGGTATGGTTGAAAGCTTTAGCAACATTACCATTTCTAAAGAAAGTTTGGGTCATATCAACAACAACTTCTCCCACAATGTCCCAATGTTTCTGATAAAAAAGACCAGTAAAACCATCAGGGTCAGGGGCCTTTTTTCCTCGCATTTGAAAAACATCATTTTTTTATTTCCTCTTCAGAAAGAGGTGAATTTAAGATGGAATTATCATTATCTAAAAATTTAACAGGGAGGTCAAGAAGAATCTCATCTTGAAATTGTTGAGGATGAGAGGAGTATAGATTcttgaaataatcaacaaaagaagtgccaatactatgtctatcagttagaatagtacCAGCAGCATTCTTAATCCAACTAATGGCACTTCTCTTTCTCCTGAAAAGGGTGACTCTATGGAAATATGGTGAATTTCTATCACCTTCCAAAAGCCAAACCTCTCTGGATTTATCTTTCCAGTAAATCTCTTCCAGATTGTAGAGGTATTCCAATCTAGCTTTAAGTCTTGAATAGCCCTACAGTCTGTAGGAGAGTAGGTCTGAGAGTAAACTAACTCCTTTCTAGTGGTAGAGATATTATTTTGGATATTACCAAAAGAGGATTTGTTCCAATCCCTCAGACCTTTCTTAATGTTCAAAAGCTTAACTTTAAGCTTGTAGGAAGGTGAACCAACAACATTAAAAGACCAAGAATTAGCCATAATGTCTATACATGTGGGATCTTCAATCCACATTGCCATAAAATGGAAAGGCCTAGGAATACAGATGTCATCATAATTAAAGCCAATATGCATAGGAAAATGATCAGAAGAATCTCTAGGTAAATTATCAACACACAGTTTAGGGAACAAAATTTCAGCAGTATAATTAATATGACATCTATCAAGACGTTCAAGAATAAGATCAGGACCTTGCTGCATATTGGACCAAGTAAATCTAGGTCCAGAGAATCCAGGATCATGCAAATCAAACGTTTCACAAATACTTCTAAGGTTAAAGAAATCAGAATCATCCACTTCTAGACCACCATTTTTATCATCAGTCCCTAAGAGAGCATTAAAGTCACCTATAAAGAAAACAGCTTCATCTACAGGTAAGGGGGGTAACTGACATTGGCTTTCCCATAAGGCTTGTCTAAGACTACTATTTGGTTCACCATATATAAAGTGTAAGTGACAAATCTTAGAATGGATAACGTCAATGGAAGTAACATAGATGCCCATTAAACTAGAAGATAAAATATTGAGGTGAATTTCCTTTTTCCAAGCAAGAACAAGACCATCACTTCTACCGATGCTTGGGACATTGAAGGTACAGGGGTAACCAAAGGTTTCGGTCTTCTAGCTGCCAAATCCTTGTTCATTTTAGTTTCCGACAAGAAGATAATATCATGGTTAAGATTTCTACAGAGAAGGCTAAGTTCTTTATTAGACGTGTTTTTTCCCAATCCTCTAATATTGCATCCAAGCACCTTAATATTATTAAAAGGGAAAGAATTGGAATTGGTTGCAACATTAATGGGATCAATGATAGGTGGAGAAGGATTAGAGTTTACGTGAGTGGTAGAAGCAGAACCAACATGAAGGGAAGAGTTATTAGAACCATCAATTTAATTAGTCTCCTGGGTAGAACCGAGATTCAGAGAAGCAGCCTCATGAAAGGAATTATTGCGGACATTGTCATTGCTTGGGGTAGCATCAGCAAGAACATTATAACTACCATAGGGATCAACCAGAGAATGGGTATTGAGAGAAGAGTTGGAGATATCTATGGCAGAAAGATCTCATAGCTTGGTGATAGGGGGACAAAGTTTAGAGTAATCAGGTTCATAAGTatcagattgatttgggatgaCCACAATGCTAGCTAGAGTAGAATTACTAGCTCTGGTATGCTTTCTCAGATCAGCTCTTAGGATAATCTTTCTCTTAAGATTAGATAGTGCTTCATGCTCAGCTGCTGCAGAAATTGTTTCTTCTCTAGTTATAGTTGGTTGACTTGTTTGAACTGCAGCCGTTTTGAATCTTCTAGACGAGTTGGTGGTTCGAATCAGGGCCCGATTCAACGATTCAGAATGATTACTTGATGTTTCAACTGTGAGATTTTGTGTAGTGACTTGTTTGAAAATAACTGGAAGACCGTTATTCAAGTGAGAAGAGCTTTGTTGGATTGACCCAACCTCAAAGATTTTTAGCGCAGTAGATCGATTAGCAAATGGACCCATATGGAGATTATTAGCTAGACCTTTTTGGACCACATTTTCTGTTGCTTGAGTTAGATCTTTAGCCTTTTCTTTAGAGTTATCATGAGCATTAATCACCTCAGTTTGAGTTTCTTGAATAACCTCAGCTGGAGACATGATGGTATCTTGAATAACCAAATTTGCATTGGGAAGAGAGTCTTGAATATCCGGTTTCTTTGGCATCATTAATTTTGAGACAGCTGGGAGAACATATCTGGAACTTGAAGTAGTTAATTCTTGAATGAGCTTCTGTTTAGCTTTCCAAGCTGGGCAGTGAGCATTTTTCTGATCTAGCACTCGACAAGAAGTACAAAAGTACTTAGGAACTTTATAGTATCTCATTCAATTAAGAAAGTTTTCTCTCTTCCAGCAGTGAAGAGAGGGATTCCAGTTGGTAGAGCTTTATGAACACATACTCTAATGCAGACTTTGACATTCTTCTTTAAAGGATGATTACCATATGATGGATGAGCTTCTATCAATTCAGCCATATTAAGAGTGAGTTTCTTGAGATCATCAAATTCAGTACATTCCTTTGGAATGTTACATAGGATTAGCCAAAATAATTCTTCAACGAATGAGATTTGGTGATTTGCAGGTCAGCCATTTGGTGGAACAACTTTGAGGACCATTAGATGCCCACAATCATATCAAGGTCTCTTAGAATTTACTCTGATAAAATCGCTCTCTGCTAAGAATCTTATAAGAACTTTATTTTTTAAGCCATTGAAGGTAGTAACAGAAGGAGTTTGAGCTAAGGGCCACTGGTTGCAGATGTAGTAACGAATAGAAGAGGTGGGGACTAGAGTTTCATAACAGACATATCCGATCATGCACCATTTCCAACTATTATCATCTTCAGCTAATATAACAGTTTTATCTATGAAGACTGGTTCAGTTAGAGAGGAAGGTAGAGCAAGTTTTTCTGCCATTTGATTAGTGAGGTTTTGAATTTCAATACTTTCAGAGGAAGAATAGTTTTGAGGTGAAGAGGGTTTCATATAGAGAATAATAGAGATGGTGAGGATAATAGATTTATCAAAGAAGAAAGGTTAGCTAGGGATTAaaataagaataagaaagaaaaagattCTAGTATTCGTGCAATGATAATGAAAAGGTCCTATCATGCAATAATGAAGATACAACAAGATAAAGGCATCATAGGCATTTTGATCCTTAAAATGGAAATTTTGAGATGGTTGAAAAAAATCTGAAGTATGGGGAGGTGGAGAATGGTATGGTTTAATGAAAGGTTCCCATTTTTTGTACTTAAACATAGAGCTCTTATCAGGGGAGATAGATAACCTGGTACACTTCATTTGAGCAGTGGAAAGAGAAGTTGGCTTGGATATCACGTGGTACTTGTGACAAAGAAACAAGCGAGAGGTATACTTCACCATATTAATTAACTTTATTCTTTATATGTCAAGTGCAAACGTAAGCATGATGGCTATGAGAGTTGGTGAGTATTTAAGAGCTTTGTCTTGGCATAGATAGTTACCCTGAGTAATTTTACACAATCTTCCAACTGCCATAAATATGGTTATGGGTGGTAAAAGTAAAATCTGTTGGTGGTGAAATTGGGATTTATTAGGGTTGAGTTTGGATGTATGGAGAAAATGGGGTTTTTCTATGACTCCAGGATAGGGCAGAAATAAACCAGCTGTTGTAAGTACCCCAATTAAGAACAATGCCTCCCAGCAGGTGCTGCTTGCTCTGAACCTGCATAAAACCAACGATTTTAATTAAAACCCAAAGAAACTTTCCAATGTTAGGTGGCCTAATTAAAATCCTCTTAAAGGTAATTCCAACAGAATTGAAGGCAGATGAAGCGTCTAAATTTAGGCTTTGAAAATAGGGTTTAGTAGGGTAATGATGGTATCTGAAGGGTTGCGCATGGCATTGAAGTGGCGTGATTAGCCAAGCGACATGATGCTTGACCAAATGCCATAAAAGATCATTTATGGTTAATCTACAACCCTTATTTAATATAAAAGGGTAATAAGCCTAGAATTATACCAAATTAAGCAAAGAAAAGAGCAAAGAGGGGAAAACATTAAGAGATACGAGAATGGCCAATGTTGCATCCAGTTCCACCGGAGGGGGAAATTCAGGCTTACCACCTGATTTTGATGTAACGCGACATGCAAAGAGAGCAGTTGAGGCTTTAACCCGTGGAGATGGAGAGACTGATTGATCACCTGAATCTGGAAAAGACCAAGAAGAAGGAGCAAGAAGAGAGAGAAGAGTATGAGAGACAGAAGATTGAGAATGATGAGGAATTCCAAATGTGGTTAAGAAAACTGGATGTTGTTGCTGCAAGACGAGCAGGTTACAGAGAAGAGTAGAATGGAAGGTTTCATTTGGAAAAACTCGGAGTATGAATGAGAGTGATAGGTGAAGATGAGGATAAAAAGAATTGTGTAGAAGAAGAGTTGGAGGAAAACAGTGAAGGTTCCATAAACATGGAGGAAAAAGCAAGGAAATtggagaagaggaagaggaaaaggCATGAATATAAGGAGGAGATGTATAAGCTTTATCTTGCAGAAAAGACCTACAATCCCCAGAAGTTTGCTCGGACCATGTCAGAGCCGCTAAACGTTGATTCTGATGGAAATGAAATTCCAGGGTTGGACATAGACGAAGAACCTGTTTTTTCCGGTGTGATGGAGCCTTGCATTGATAACAATGAAGATGAGGAAGACGAGGATGAAGATCTCCAAGGGCCTTATACAACTTCAGACAGTGATGAAGGTAAGGGTCCTTACTACATCTTTGATGAGTTGAATTATACCAGCGACGATGAGGATTATTCTGACGATGATTCTGAGTAATTGTCCCTGAAATACTATCATTTTCCTTAGAACTAGAGTGCTGAAGTACTCTTGAACATCTTCGTGAAAATTTATGAGGAAATTGATGGTATTTAAAGTCGCTGAAGAAGTGCTTGGAGAAAGGAGTTTCAACTTCTAACATTTGGTGGTATGATCTTTTGtgatgtttttctttttatgtgTAAGAAGTTCATGTTTTATGAAGCGTCGTGTGATTTTGGGTTTCAGATGGCAACGAATGCATGGGATGGGTAGTAGTTTGATGAACTTCAGTAGAAAAGATAGTTTGTCTTTTCTTAGCAGTTAGGATTGCAAAGTTACAACTTCGATTTTTGATTGTACAAAAGGGTTGTAAAGAAGCTGAAGGATTTTCGGAAATGTTtggtttagtattttttttttttcttttctcctggAATGTAAAACCTCTGGTTATGTTCTTGTAAAAATTTGGACTTGCCTTAGTACTTGAATTGTGCCTGATGTTGTTTTGCTGTATTTGAAGTTTGTTGTTCGTTTTTCTTGTTTGTGTGATTTCAATAGCAGTTGAATGCGAAGTGTAAATGTGCCAACATATGATGATAGTAGTGGAAGACTCAAGGATTGCAATGATTGTTATATACCGATAGGTAAAGATGATTTATTTGAGATTGAGCTTGCAAAGATGAACACTGAATTGCATCTGAAGACTTTTACATACGTCACTATGACGGAGCAATCGCACCTTCACTTGAAATATAAGCACACTTCTTCACATCATTTAAAATTTAAAGTGCGggttaactattttttttttttacactttTTTATGTGAAGAGATTCAAAATGAGTTTTTCTAAATGGAGGAAGCTAGAATTTCGGTATACAAAGAATAAAATTTTATATACAAAAGTAATACCTAAATACTAGGCGGCTGAAGGCTGcccaattttttttgattttttttaacaaCGAGTACTAGTTACATACTGTTTGGTAATATTACATTTTGGAAGGACAAAAATTTAACTAAATTGTAAAAATACCTAAACTAAAAAAATTAACCGAAACATCATGTATACTAACAAAAAATACGCTAAATCAGtattatttttctaaaaaataCGCTAAAACTATGTATATAGTTTTCTAAATAAATTCAATTCATTTACCAGtaaattaaaattttgatttcaacAATCAACTAATAAGAACAAAAAATACTGCAAGggatcaaataaaaaataaaaataatataaaaagaaagaaagaagaaagaaccgGAAGAAAACTTTTAAAGTCGTAATTAACATTTTATAGGTCCCTATAATTATTTATAGGACATAAACCCCCAAATGTGAAACATGTTTATTGTTTCCCCTCTTCCCTTGTTGCCCCAAAGTGGGACCTGTGCTGCTTACCCCTCATGACCGGCCCTGACGGTAGTGGCACCAGGT
This genomic stretch from Papaver somniferum cultivar HN1 chromosome 5, ASM357369v1, whole genome shotgun sequence harbors:
- the LOC113278851 gene encoding putative F-box protein At3g16210, whose protein sequence is MEKLLPRDIALNIFYRLPIQSVLDCKLVCKAWRNILSGPSFARQNLLYRLHDHDCGFVLLTVNFFGNLSLCYHEYAAGNQFVDMKKISHPSDNGSFFRTVIGSCNDLICCAVNCNGDPTFVCNSITKEYYCLPELNAESQLFVRSGFGYNHSTDEYKVVRIFEKGRVQVSTLDGTSDGWVDKDEVISYEFRTQKGIFANGETFWLCNDYRTIVAFNVADEEFREFVNLPPSIKAEDAVVVALVALDRCLCVVEWLYVLRKMKYRDYQESTS